From the genome of Papaver somniferum cultivar HN1 chromosome 2, ASM357369v1, whole genome shotgun sequence, one region includes:
- the LOC113348922 gene encoding C2 and GRAM domain-containing protein At1g03370-like, protein MKLFVRVIEARNLRGIDFNGLSDAYVKLKVGKQKFKTKVVKKSVNPSWGEDFSFRVEDLKEKLRIYVLNEDKYFNDDFVGKLKIPIWKIFDAENKFLETTWYSLQPKNKKSKNKDYGEIRVAISLSLNNSSFEESPSGSPNDALNTDKYSDFTSDSSSVSLWSSVKSPSRTSSTKMEEETFGKEEKPNSQSIAGRFVQIFQRSETTSTPSRSLSESDLSDRPEPDVSENSSENPSGGSTFGKLISMMESKDQGGDIPSNLPGGILLDQSYAVAPPDLNSLLFSPDSNFPKTMAHLQGTTDLQYKPWKFDDSGEKLTRVFTYVNAATKLIKSVKATEEQTYLKVDGKVFVILASVSIPDVMYGSTFRTEILYCITPGPELPSGEQSSRLVISWRLNFIQSTMMKGMIEGGARQGLKDSFKQYAETLSQSVKVVDLKDLGSSKEQCLASLQAEPQSIWRLARQYFLNLTVLSTVVMGGYVLLHIFVAMPNKIQGLEFDGLDLPDSIGEFIVCGILVLQLRRVFEITVRFMHAKKQNGSDHGVKAQGDGWLLTVALIEGSSLAAVDSSGFSDPFVVFICNGKRRTSSIKFQKPNPQWNEIFEFDAMDEPPSMLEVEVYDFDGPFSEPTCLGNAEINFLKSNMSDLADIWIPLKGKLAQACQAKLHIKIFLNNTRGSNVVKEYLAKMEKEVGKKINLRSPQTNSAFQKIFGLPPEEFLINDFTCHLRRKMPLQGRLFLSARVIGFHTNMFGHVTKFFFLWEDVDDIQLLPPTLASMCSPSIIFILRKGKGMDAKHGAKTQDEDGRLKFHFQSFVSFNVAQRTIVALWRAKSLSPEQKVQIVEEESGVKSLRTQESGSFLGLEDASMSEIYSSVLPVLSDFFMEVFDGGHLDRRVMEKVGCLDYTHSPWDLVKSEPEMYQRQICYKFDKKFACYGGEVTSTQQKSIFSDRKAWIIEEVMTLNGVPLGDYFTVHLRYQIEDLPSKSKSCNVQVHFGIAWLKGTRHQKRITKTIQSSLTDHLKAKFNQVEKEYVAGSAGS, encoded by the exons ATGAAGCTATTTGTGCGTGTAATAGAAGCTCGGAATTTAAGAGGAATAGATTTTAATGGATTAAGTGATGCATATGTGAAATTAAAAGTTGGAAAACAGAAATTCAAGACTAAGGTTGTAAAGAAAAGCGTAAATCCTTCATGGGGTGAAGATTTTAGTTTTCGAGTGGAAGATTTAAAAGAAAAGCTTCGGATTTATGTGTTGAATGAAGATAAATACTTTAATGATGATTTCGTGGGGAAACTTAAAATTCCAATTTGGAAGATTTTTGATGCAGAGAATAAGTTTCTTGAAACCACTTGGTATTCTCTTCAACCCAAGAACAAGAAATCTAAGAACAAAGATTATG GTGAAATCCGTGTGGCGATTTCATTATCCTTAAATAACTCTAGTTTTGAGGAATCACCGTCTGGTAGTCCTAACGATGCACTTAATACCGACAAATATTCGGACTTCACTAGTGATTCATCATCTGTTTCATTATGGTCATCTGTAAAAAGTCCTTCACGGACATCTTCTACTAAAATGGAAGAAGAAACTTTTGGTAAAGAAGAGAAGCCGAATTCGCAATCAATTGCAGGCCGTTTTGTTCAAATTTTCCAAAGAAGTGAAACTACATCAACTCCCAGTCGAAGTCTTTCTGAATCAGATTTATCTGATAGACCTGAACCTGATGTTAGTGAGAATAGTTCTGAAAACCCATCTGGTGGTAGCACCTTCGGCAAGCTAATTAGTATGATGGAGTCAAAAGATCAGGGAGGCGATATTCCAAGCAACTTACCAGGTGGAATCCTTTTAGACCAGTCTTATGCAGTTGCACCGCCTGACCTGAACTCTCTTCTTTTTTCACCGGATTCGAATTTTCCAAAAACTATGGCACACCTACAGGGAACTACAGATCTGCAGTATAAACCATGGAAATTTGATGATAGTGGTGAGAAATTAACAAGAGTTTTTACTTATGTAAATGCTGCAACTAAATTAATCAAGTCTGTGAAAGCCACTGAGGAGCAAACATATTTGAAAGTGGATGGTAAGGTTTTTGTTATTCTAGCAAGTGTGAGCATACCAGATGTTATGTATGGGAGTACTTTCAGGACAGAAATACTCTACTGCATAACACCAGGTCCTGAATTGCCATCAGGAGAGCAGTCATCGAGACTGGTAATATCATGGCGCCTTAATTTTATACAGAGCACCATGATGAAAGGCATGATTGAAGGTGGGGCTCGACAAGGACTTAAGGATAGCTTTAAGCAGTATGCAGAAACGTTGTCTCAAAGTGTTAAAGTAGTTGATTTGAAAGATCTTGGGTCCAGCAAGGAGCAGTGCTTAGCTTCTTTGCAGGCGGAACCACAGTCAATTTGGAGGCTTGCTAGACAGTATTTTTTGAATCTTACAGTACTTTCTACGGTTGTTATGGGAGGATATGTTCTCCTGCACATATTTGTAGCCATGCCTAATAAAATCCAAGGGCTTGAGTTTGACGGGCTAGACTTGCCAGATTCTATTGGTGAATTTATTGTTTGTGGAATTCTAGTTCTTCAACTCCGTCGAGTTTTCGAGATAACAGTGCGCTTCATGCATGCCAAGAAACAAAATG GTAGCGATCATGGAGTGAAAGCGCAAGGGGATGGTTGGTTGCTAACTGTTGCTTTGATTGAAGGAAGTTCCTTGGCAGCTGTTGATTCAAGCGGATTTTCAGATCCGTTCGTTGTCTTTATTTGCAATGGTAAAAGAAGAACCAGTTCCATAAAGTTTCAGAAACCCAACCCTCAGTGGAATG AAATATTTGAATTTGATGCGATGGATGAGCCTCCATCTATGCTGGAGGTTGAAGTATATGATTTTGATGGGCCTTTTAGTGAACCTACATGTCTGGGAAATGCTGAAATAAATTTCTTGAAGTCAAATATGTCTGATCTTGCGGATATTTGGATCCCTCTTAAAGGAAAATTAGCTCAGGCATGTCAGGCTAAGTTGCATATAAAAATATTCCTGAACAACACAAGAGGTTCCAATGTTGTCAAAGAGTACTTAGCAAAGATGGAGAAAGAGGTCGGAAAGAAG ATTAATCTCCGGTCGCCTCAAACAAATTCTGCCTTCCAAAAAATATTTGGGCTTCCACCAGAGGAATTTCTCATCAATGATTTCACCTGTCACTTAAGGCGGAAGATGCCGCTTCAG GGTCGACTTTTTTTGTCTGCCAGAGTAATTGGGTTCCATACAAACATGTTTGGACATGTTACAAAGTTCTTCTTTCTTTGGGAGGATGTAGACGATATTCAATTACTTCCACCAACCCTGGCTTCAATGTGCAGTCCCTCCATTATTTTTATATTACGCAAAGGCAAAGGTATGGATGCAAAGCATGGTGCTAAAACACAGGATGAGGATGGAAGGCTGAAGTTCCATTTCCAGTCCTTTGTGTCTTTCAATGTAGCACAGAG GACAATAGTGGCACTATGGAGAGCAAAATCTTTGAGTCCTGAACAAAAGGTGCAAATAGTTGAAGAAGAATCTGGAGTTAAAAGTCTGCGAACGCAAGAGAGTGGATCTTTCTTGGGGCTCGAGGATGCAAGTATGTCAGAGATCTATTCCTCTGTTCTTCCTGTTCTT AGTGATTTCTTTATGGAAGTGTTTGATGGAGGTCACCTAGATCGTAGGGTAATGGAGAAAGTTGGATGTCTTGACTACACACATTCACCATGGGATTTGGTGAAGTCTGAACCTGAAATGTACCAGAGGCAAATTTGCTACAAATTCGACAAAAAGTTTGCTTGTTATGGAGGAGAAGTGACAAGTACGCAACAGAAATCTATCTTCTCTGACAGAAAAGCATGGATTATTGAAGAGGTCATGACCTTGAACGGTGTCCCGCTTGGCGACTACTTTACT GTTCACTTAAGATATCAAATAGAAGATCTCCCCTCAAAATCGAAGTCATGTAATGTACAAGTACACTTTGGAATTGCATGGCTGAAAGGAACAAGACATCAGAAAAGGATCACAAAGACAATTCAATCCAGTCTTACTGATCACTTGAAAGCAAAGTTCAATCAAGTTGAGAAGGAATATGTGGCAGGGTCCGCAGGGAGCTAA
- the LOC113348923 gene encoding uncharacterized protein LOC113348923 — translation MGSCRSEFEANGLLEILFSWCIEDICNADLYKYKVERIPEYFHSVDQYLSSFTYPLIEDTRSELCSMVDLISELPYAEVISIEKSESVSYDLKAGCWRNTYVRSGKKPYKPNQGDLLLLSVDLVPKSVYDLESKKTWSFALVTDVEGVDDDMLVTNCKVQTSKTNKISEGMQNSLFAVFLTNVTTRTRVWNALHMSKNMEIISEVWVSQVKEDCNLCSSQGCSIWPEIDGAESLSFDLNESQKAAVAGLIKSVQCNHKPSVELVWGSPGTGKTAVASILLYALLKRDCRTLACAPTDVAVAEFARCFLKLVREPGELYLNKINSACSLGDLLLLGNDNSLCDYDDYFKEIDLNYRVDRLLECFSPLTGWTKCFKDMIDFLEKCSSQYHAFLEKESAGVFEVKKKLEIDCSFLKFTRKQYRAFASTLKECVSVLLNHLSNRFIVQNKFENMVRLPYLLESFDNLLFENDIVDDELKAVFARLQIDGTIETLGCDAFRSCTSSTLYNLISQCVGVLRSLWHSLHGCFQDLKDRNSVINFCFQNASLIFCTASNSHCLHNMEMEPLDLLVIDQAAQLKECESVIPLQIKGIQHAVLFGDDFQLPGIVNSKVADRSGFGRSLFERLSSLGHSKHHQNIQHRMIPESNYFPSSVFYESAILDAPNVCCKSYGKQYLPGPMFGPYSFINISDGREELDDGGHSWRNLVEVAIIMKIVRNLYRACQGSKHKLEIGIISQYDAQVSTLQDKLLDKYENFVGFTLRIKTVDDFQGGEADIVIISTVRCKGSGSIGLHPRCWNVLTRARHSVWILGNDKFLSYSGSFGRSLVQDAKNRQCFFNADEDEDLCKVILDAKEQLDQLDDLLNENSILFKSSRWKVQFSDKFKRSFLKLKSCQTQKLVIALLLKLSSGWRPKKLKIDSLDRSSLLVRQFKVQGDLYIVSTVDIAKCLNYTQVLKIWDVLPLVEIPALLRRLESVLCMYTSNFISQCNRKHIEGKLEVPMIWSSLGDIVRYKKFRTEVGCFSGMGESDEECHLENSKVRDSLLLMRFYSLSSGIASRLLCASDGKELELPFEVTDQESDVIVFPESTFILGRSGTGKTTVLTMKMIRLEQHHYFSSEGIFEMESNALICAPSMSSITEVSKDPVLRQIFVSVSPKLCTAVKNHVANLKSLIYGGYSSAENSATSMFDMDDSTEFRDIPDSFSDIQPDCYPLVITFRKFLMMLDGSMENSYFDRFRDVRELSQGTTSATRTSSMHALIRSKEVNYERFHSFYWSHLNCQLTKNLDSSVVFIEIMSHIKGGVIGGRVPDGALTRDDYLLLSEGRVSTLNREMREIVYDIYLDYEKKKLLNGEFDLGDLVIDIRCRLKNGFYQGEEMHYVYIDEVQDLTMRQISLFKYICENVMEGYVFSGDTAQTVARGVDFRFEDIRSLFYNEFILDSESNRKVKGERKKDKCRISDTFHLNQNFRTHTGVLKLSQSVLELLYYFFPLSVDKLSAETSLITGEAPVLLESENQVNPILTIFDNGVDVSGSIIGFGAEQVILVRDDFVKKEICSHVGKKALVLTIVESKGLEFQDVLLYNFFGTSPLKNNWRLVYGYMKEKNLLDSTNLDSFPCFSKGKHKILCSELKQLYVAITRTKQRLWVYENIEEFSNPIFDYWKKLQVVQVRILDESLAREMRVTSSNTDWSLRGIKLFNEGNFEMAALCFQRSGDSFKEKWAKAAGLRASAERMRGLNFESARVALLEAASIYEAIGKFELAANCLIQSKEYKRAGMLYLEKFEETKLEDAGDCFSLAGCCSTAADIYYRANLFSKCLSVCTKGKLFEMGLNFIKTWRKNSNLVMNAAKTRELRDIEQAFLEKWALHYHHAKDISNMMIFVQNFNSIAVRRTFLWEWNHLHELVLLEAETGNYLEAARIARLNGDLLLEADMFEKSSHFEDATRSYLSHILVNSAWGKRSKGWPLKTFTNKEKLISKAKLLAKKKSDFCYRFVHVETRSLSDEVSSISEMGHCLIDSKRVKNGLAEIITCRKILEFHLVTELTSYEWKDYVVFDLENNAKQSFSKNRVSVETLVYAWNIWKSWMTSILEYLNSVGEHHDKDSERCEAFCLSYFGLTKVEVRNRPSYLVLNGNAYWTREVEIRSLRKIGNLVGMDVHQFASAARNYWVSEVTSLGMCVVDKLNSLHKLSVERSFSIFNQGKAALYLHTVSKWFTRSKLLVEENLWAKEYMLSCRAQFLELMCPMNSKLIMVKNLKDLKGTEMFNELILGALFDIVWPSSLSNGKIGKAVMFMFASGCLTDKLCEVIDEKFDLNPHWQLFIEKLKLYFNSGQIRESLLSEFQEALRDTFNVNWREEVDYISPFCYVYLLERLLFIESSCQGKCYTTKSYFVEALSCKNWKSISTSFYKSGFHESSRGSYQFVAGMIEDILTSEVISEWLEKTNIPAENCNLLVQRLVILLCLVCVNCGQHFDLLYDLLGRSKISSQLPHAFHEIIVSRREISFENLLAKALFTIENPLVIFIWGNNHPDCIPTDSIVIDMNVNRHIYDITRILYSRNRKCKENVVVSSDYGRNGECFLCNDALEEEKQFLGEENAEALTITSNIPQAKMEVDGSSLVLDADITECGQSCSSGGEVESLSSAVLGETKQLSSAVSAREKELEDRISKDGEFLKNMQKLDLGLKTLALPNDTNCPTLGCSKHIPSEKPRDDEGKMQKDVVGL, via the exons atGGGTTCTTGTAGAagtgaatttgaagctaatggtttacTGGAAATATTGTTTTCTTGGTGTATAGAAGACATATGTAACGCTGATCTCTACAAATATAAG GTTGAAAGGATACCGGAATATTTTCATTCAGTTGATCAATATCTTAGCTCATTTACGTATCCTTTAATTGAAGACACTCGTTCTGAGTTGTGTTCGATGGTGGATTTAATTTCAGAGTTACCATATGCTGAAGTTATTTCGATAGAGAAGTCCGAGAGCGTTAGCTACGACCTCAAGGCCGGTTGTTGGAGAAATACATATGTTAGAAGTGGCAAAAAGCCGTATAAGCCAAATCAAGGGGACCTTTTGCTTTTGTCTGTAGATTTGGTACCTAAATCTGTCTATGATTTAGAGAGTAAAAAGACATGGTCTTTCGCCTTGGTCACTGATGTTGAAGGGGTGGATGATGACATGCTAGTTACAAATTGTAAGGTCCAAACGTCAAAAACCAATAAGATTAGTGAGGGCATGCAGAACTCACTTTTTGCCGTGTTTCTTACAAATGTAACAACCagaactagagtttggaatgcaTTGCACATGTCCAAAAACATGGAAATCATCAGTGAAGTTTGGGTATCACAGGTTAAAGAAGATTGCAATCTCTGCTCTTCTCAAGGTTGTAGTATTTGGCCTGAAATAGATGGTGCGGAATCATTATCATTTGATCTTAACGAGTCCCAAAAGGCTGCAGTAGCGGGTTTAATAAAATCAGTGCAGTGCAATCACAAACCATCCGTTGAACTTGTTTGGGGTTCACCAGGGACGGGAAAAACTGCAGTTGCAAGCATCTTGCTATATGCACTTCTAAAAAGAGACTGCAGAACACTTGCATGTGCTCCAACTGATGTTGCAGTGGCAGAGTTTGCACGGTGTTTCCTAAAGCTTGTTAGAGAGCCTGGCGAACTGTACCTGAACAAGATTAATTCCGCATGTTCTTTGGGAGACTTACTCTTATTGGGGAATGATAATAGTTTAtgtgattatgatgattatttcAAGGAGATTGATTTAAACTATCGAGTCGACAGATTGCTAGAGTGCTTCTCTCCGCTGACCGGTTGGACCAAATGTTTTAAAGACATGATAGATTTTCTTGAAAAATGTTCGTCTCAGTATCATGCTTTTCTAGAGAAGGAATCTGCGGGAGTGTTTGAAGTTAAGAAGAAACTAGAGATCGACTGTTCATTTCTGAAATTCACGAGAAAACAGTACCGAGCATTTGCATCAACCCTTAAAGAATGCGTCAGCGTTTTATTGAACCATCTGTCTAATAGGTTTATTGTGCAAAATAAGTTTGAGAACATGGTTAGGCTTCCTTATCTGCTCGAATCTTTTGATAATTTgctgtttgaaaatgatattgttGATGATGAGCTAAAGGCAGTCTTTGCTCGTCTGCAAATAGACGGTACCATAGAGACACTTGGATGTGATGCATTTCGGTCTTGCACTTCAAGCACGCTGTACAACTTGATAAGCCAATGTGTTGGTGTTCTAAGATCTCTCTGGCATTCTCTTCATGGCTGCTTTCAAGATTTGAAGGACAGAAATTCGGTGATAAACTTTTGTTTTCAAAATGCTTCGCTCATTTTCTGTACAGCATCTAACTCACATTGTCTGCATAATATGGAAATGGAACCACTTGACCTGCTGGTTATTGACCAAGCTGCTCAGCTGAAAGAGTGTGAATCGGTGATACCTCTACAAATTAAAGGCATACAACATGCTGTTTTATTTGGAGATGATTTTCAGCTTCCAGGGATAGTTAATAGCAAG GTTGCTGATCGTTCTGGGTTTGGAAGGAGTTTATTCGAAAGGTTGAGTTCTTTGGGTCACTCAAAACACCACCAAAATATCCAGCACAGAATGATTCCTGAAAGCAATTATTTTCCAAGTTCCGTCTTTTATGAAAGTGCAATTTTGGATGCTCCAAATGTTTGTTGTAAAAGTTATGGAAAGCAGTATCTTCCAGGACCAATGTTTGGTCCCTACTCGTTTATAAATATTTCCGATGGAAGAGAGGAGCTAGACGATGGTGGTCATAGCTGGAGAAATTTGGTGGAAGTAGCAATTATTATGAAGATAGTGCGAAACCTTTACAGAG CATGTCAAGGCTCCAAACATAAGCTAGAAATTGGGATTATATCCCAGTACGATGCTCAAGTCAGTACACTACAAGACAAGCTTTTAGACAAGTATGAGAACTTTGTGGGTTTTACGTTGAGGATAAAGACTGTTGATGACTTCCAGGGTGGTGAAGCAGATATTGTGATAATATCTACTGTAAGATGTAAAGGCAGTGGTTCTATTGGGTTGCATCCTCGGTGTTGGAATGTTCTGACAAGGGCTAG GCACTCTGTTTGGATACTGGGAAATGATAAATTCCTATCATATAGTGGATCTTTTGGGAGATCATTAGTCCAAGATGCTAAAAACAGACAATGCTTCTTTAATGCTGACGAAGATGAAGATCTTTGTAAAGTGATTTTGGACGCTAAAGAACAGCTGGACCAATTAGATGATCTGCTTAATGAGAATAGCATACTCTTTAAGAGTTCAAGGTGGAAG GTTCAATTTAGTGATAAATTTAAGAGGTCTTTTCTGAAGTTGAAATCCTGCCAAACGCAAAAACTTGTTATTGCTTTATTGCTTAAGCTCTCTAGTGGATGGCGACCGAAAAAGCTTAAGATAGACTCCCTTGATAGAAGCTCATTGCTTGTGAGACAGTTCAAGGTGCAAGGTGATCTTTACATTGTTTCTACCGTTGATATTGCCAAGTGCTTAAACTACACCCAAGTTTTGAAAATATGGGATGTATTACCGCTTGTGGAGATACCAGCACTTCTCAGGCGTCTGGAAAGTGTTCTCTGTATGTACACTAGTAATTTCATCAGCCAGTGTAACCGAAAACATATTGAGGG GAAATTGGAAGTTCCTATGATCTGGAGTTCTCTTGGAGATATTGTTCGATATAAGAAATTTAGGACTGAAGTCGGTTGCTTCTCAGGCATGGGAGAATCTGATGAAGAATGTCACCTTGAGAACTCGAAAGTTAGAGATAGTTTGTTACTGATGAGATTCTACTCGTTATCTTCTGGTATCGCAAGCCGTTTGCTTTGTGCTAGTGACggaaaagaactcgagcttccaTTTGAAGTAACAGATCAAGAATCAGATGTTATTGTTTTCCCAGAAAGTACATTTATTCTTGGAAGGTCTGGGACAGGGAAGACAACTGTTTTGACTATGAAAATGATTCGGTTGGAGCAACACCACTATTTCTCTTCAGAAGGAATTTTTGAAATGGAGAGTAATGCATTGATATGTGCTCCTTCCATGAGTTCAATTACAGAAGTGTCTAAAGATCCTGTGTTACGGCAAATTTTTGTGTCCGTTAGCCCTAAGTTGTGTACTGCTGTGAAGAACCATGTTGCCAACCTAAAAAG TTTAATTTACGGAGGATACTCTTCAGCTGAAAACAGTGCAACCAGTATGTTTGATATGGATGACTCTACGGAATTCAGGGATATACCAGATAGTTTCTCAGACATTCAACCCGACTGCTATCCTTTAGTGATTACTTTTCGCAAATTCTTGATGATGCTTGATGGAAGCATGGAAAATTCTTATTTCGATAGATTTCGTGATGTGCGTGAACTTTCTCAGGGTACAACAAGTGCCACAAGGACGTCTTCCATGCATGCTTTAATAAGATCGAAGGAAGTCAATTATGAAAGATTTCACTCATTTTACTGGTCTCATTTGAACTGCCAATTAACTAAGAATCTTGATTCTTCGGTTGTTTTTATTGAGATTATGTCACATATTAAAGGTGGGGTGATTGGTGGAAGGGTTCCTGATGGTGCACTTACCCGAGACGATTATCTGTTATTGTCTGAGGGACGGGTGTCTACTTTAAACAGGGAAATGAGAGAAATAGTTTATGATAtttatcttgattatgaaaagaaGAAGCTTTTGAATGGAGAGTTTGATTTGGGTGATTTAGTCATTGATATTCGTTGTCGACTGAAAAATGGGTTTTATCAGGGTGAGGAAATGCATTATGTGTATATCGATGAGGTCCAAGATCTTACAATGAGACAGATATCTCTTTTTAAATATATCTGCGAAAATGTTATGGAAGGATATGTTTTCTCTGGTGATACTGCTCAAACTGTTGCTAGAGGCGTAGATTTTAGATTCGAGGATATTCGATCTTTATTCTATAATGAGTTCATTTTGGATTCAGAAAGTAACAGAAAGGTTAAAGGCGAAAGGAAGAAAGATAAATGCCGTATTTCAGACAcatttcatttgaatcaaaatttcCGAACTCACACTGGTGTGCTCAAGTTATCGCAGAGTGTTCTTGAACTTCTTTATTACTTTTTCCCGCTCTCTGTGGATAAATTAAGTGCTGAGACCAGCCTTATAACTGGAGAGGCTCCAGTTTTGCTGGAGTCTGAGAATCAGGTAAATCCAATTTTAACCATTTTTGACAATGGTGTTGATGTCAGTGGCAGCATAATTGGGTTCGGAGCAGAACAAGTCATTTTAGTACGCGATGACTTTGTGAAAAAAGAAATATGCAGCCACGTTGGAAAGAAAGCCCTTGTCTTGACTATAGTCGAATCTAAGGGACTTGAGTTTCAG GATGTTTTGTTGTATAACTTCTTCGGAACTTCTCCTTTGAAAAATAACTGGAGGCTAGTTTATGGATACATGAAGGAAAAAAATCTGCTTGATTCCACGAACCTCGACTCCTTTCCATGTTTTAGCAAGGGAAAACACAAGATCCTCTGCTCGGAACTTAAACAGTTATATGTGGCTATAACCCGGACAAAGCAGAGATTATgggtctatgagaatatagagGAATTCTCAAATCCTATTTTTGATTATTGGAAAAAGCTCCAAGTTGTGCAGGTCAGAATACTTGATGAATCACTGGCACGTGAGATGAGAGTAACCAGCAGCAATACTGACTGGAGCTTACGTGGAATCAAG TTATTTAATGAGGGTAACTTTGAGATGGCGGCATTATGTTTTCAAAGATCTGGAGACTCATTCAAGGAAAAATGGGCGAAGGCTGCTGGACTTAGAGCTTCGGCTGAGCGTATGCGTGGGTTGAATTTTGAATCGGCCCGTGTTGCACTCTTGGAAGCTGCTAGCATTTATGAAGCTATTGGGAAGTTCGAGTTAGCTGCCAATTGTCTGATTCAGTCGAAGGAATACAAAAGGGCAG GTATGCTTTATCTGGAGAAATTTGAAGAAACTAAACTAGAAGATGCTGGTGATTGTTTTAGTTTAGCTGGTTGTTGTTCTACTGCAGCTGACATATACTACCGAGCTAACTTATTTTCGAAGTGCTTATCAGTTTGCACAAAAGGTAAGCTCTTTGAAATGGGTCTGAATTTCATAAAGACATGGAGAAAGAATTCAAATCTTGTTATGAATGCTGCCAAAACGCGAGAGTTAAGAGATATAGAACAAGCATTTCTTGAGAAGTGGGCACTTCACTATCACCATGCGAAAGATATTAGTAATATGATGATATTTGTCCAAAACTTCAATTCCATAGCCGTCAGACGGACTTTCCTGTGGGAGTGGAATCATCTCCATGAGCTTGTCTTGTTAGAGGCAGAAACTGGTAACTATCTCGAGGCTGCACGAATTGCTAGGCTGAACGGAGATCTTCTTCTCGAGGCAGATATGTTCGAAAAGTCTAGCCATTTTGAAGATGCAACGCGCAGTTATCTTTCTCATATTCTTGTCAACTCAGCTTGGGGTAAAAGAAGCAAAGGATGGCCCTTAAAGACGTTTACAAACAAAGAAAAACTTATTTCAAAAGCGAAGCTGTTGGCAAAGAAGAAATCAGATTTCTGTTATAGGTTCGTTCATGTTGAGACGAGATCATTATCTGACGAAGTTAGTAGCATCTCAGAGATGGGTCATTGTTTAATTGATTCAAAGAGGGTAAAAAATGGTTTAGCTGAAATTATCACTTGTCGCAAGATTCTCGAGTTTCACTTGGTTACAGAGCTTACCAGTTATGAATGGAAAGATTATGTGGTATTCGACCTAGAGAATAATGCAAAACAGTCATTTTCCAAGAATAGGGTATCAGTTGAAACACTGGTGTATGCTTGGAATATCTGGAAGTCTTGGATGACAAGTATATTGGAGTATCTCAATTCTGTAGGAGAGCATCATGACAAAGACAGCGAAAGGTGCGAGGCTTTCTGTTTGAGTTACTTTGGCTTGACTAAAGTTGAGGTTAGAAACAGACccagttatcttgtattaaacggTAATGCCTATTGGACAAGAGAAGTTGAGATTAGATCACTTCGGAAGATTGGTAATTTGGTTGGTATGGATGTTCACCAGTTCGCTTCCGCTGCTCGAAACTATTGGGTTTCTGAAGTAACAAGTCTTGGTATGTGTGTGGTGGACAAGCTCAACTCCCTTCATAAGTTATCTGTTGAGAGGTCGTTCTCAATCTTCAACCAAGGAAAAGCTGCTCTGTACCTCCATACAGTTTCAAAATGGTTTACTAGGTCCAAGTTACTAGTGGAAGAAAATCTATGGGCAAAGGAGTACATGCTATCTTGCAGGGCACAGTTCCTTGAACTTATGTGCCCCATGAACTCAAAGCTGATAATGGTGAAAAACTTGAAAGATCTAAAAGGAACTGAGATGTTCAATGAACTAATCTTGGGCGCTTTGTTTGATATTGTGTGGCCAAGTAGTCTGTCAAATGGGAAAATTGGGAAGGCTGTGATGTTCATGTTTGCATCCGGGTGTCTAACTGATAAACTGTGTGAAGTCATTGATGAGAAGTTTGATCTAAATCCACATTGGCAATTATTCATTGAGAAGCTTAAGCTTTACTTCAATTCAGGCCAGATACGTGAATCCTTGCTGTCCGAGTTTCAAGAGGCTTTACGCGATACCTTTAATGTCAATTGGAGGGAAGAAGTTGACTACATTTCACCATTCTGCTATGTCTATCTTCTTGAGCGCCTTCTTTTCATTGAATCGTCTTGCCAAGGAAAATGCTACACTACAAAATCTTATTTCGTCGAGGCGCTGTCATGCAAGAACTGGAAAAGTATTTCAACTTCCTTCTACAAATCTGGTTTTCATGAATCTTCCCGAGGGTCTTATCAGTTTGTAGCAGGCATGATCGAAGATATTCTTACAAGCGAGGTGATTTCAGAATGGCTTGAGAAAACAAATATTCCGGCAGAGAACTGCAATCTGCTAGTTCAAAGGCTAGTTATCTTGCTTTGCCTTGTTTGCGTGAATTGTGGGCAGCATTTTGATTTGCTATACGATCTTTTGGGTAGATCTAAAATTTCATCTCAATTGCCGCATGCTTTCCATGAGATCATTGTTTCAAGAAGGGAGATTAGCTTCGAGAATTTACTTGCTAAAGCACTTTTTACAATTGAGAATCCTCTGGTGATTTTCATTTGGGGAAACAATCATCCAGACTGTATTCCTACAGATTCCATTGTCATAGACATGAATGTCAACCGCCACATATACGACATAACGAGGATACTGTACTCAAGAAACAGAAAATGTAAGGAAAATGTGGTGGTTTCTTCTGATTATGGGAGGAACGGCGAATGCTTTCTTTGTAATGACGCTCTGGAGGAAGAAAAACAGTTCTTAGGTGAGGAAAATGCTGAAGCATTGACCATTACTTCCAATATACCTCAGGCGAAG ATGGAGGTTGACGGATCCAGTCTTGTTCTTGATGCAGATATAACTGAATGTGGTCAGAGCTGTTCTTCAGGGGGCGAAGTTGAGAGTCTGTCTAGTGCAGTTCTTGGGGAAACTAAACAACTTTCTTCTGCTGTTAGTGCAAG GGAAAAGGAACTAGAAGATAGAATTTCTAAGGATGgtgaatttctgaaaaatatgcagaagttagACCTAGGATTAAAAACATTAGCCTTGCCTAATGATACAAATTGTCCTACTCTTGGGTGCTCGAAACATATTCCATCTGAAAAGCCAAGAGACGACGAAGGGAAAATGCAGAAGGATGTTGTAGGCTTGTAG